cCACAGGTAAGGAGGGCTCCAGCCAATGCAAGCTGGATCTCGTGTTTCAATCGCATCTCTGGCTCTTGCTCACCTCTGACAAGGCCATGCTTCTGAGTAAATGTTCAAGGTGCTTTGGGGCCCAGCCTTGTtacccaccaccccaccacctTCATCTCTTTCCCTCACATTCGGGTCCTTAATCTCCGGGGTCCCCCTCCCCTCACATTCCAAGGGGTCCTGAATCTCCAGTGACTCCTGGTGGCATTAATCTGCTATGCCCTTGCAAGGCAGGGTCACCccatgagggagggaaggaggcctGGGCTTTCTTGTCTCCCTGctcacccccacctcccaccGCATCCTTTCTCTGGGCACAGTCTGCAGCCCTCACCCAGACAGGCTGGCCTCCTACTGCCTTCTGCACAGCAGTCAACGCCTTTACCTTTCACACCTTCGATCCTGTCTTGCTTTCTGCCTGCAATTTCCCCCACCTTCTGCTTCACCTGTCCAAATGGCATTTGGACATCCCCCTTCCTGATGCGCCCAGCTTTCCCAAAGCCTGCTctgtgttgttagttgtccttCCATGTGTCGATCTTGGCATCCAGCTGGGCTATACAGCACTTGGGAGTAAGAGAAAGGCCAGAGTGGCCAGGTGAAGGAGTACGGCTCTTGGAGTGTAGCAGACCTGGATTTGCTTCCAtgttgaccttggacaagttacctgacctctctgagcctagtTTTATTCATCTGTTTCAAAGAACTAAAGTTATTTCTTAGCACCACCTGTCTTAAAAGCTGCCATAAAGATCCATTGAACTCATGGATGTGAATTTCCCAACCTAGATTGAGCTGTACGAAGAGCTGTTACTCTTATTTCTCCAATCAACAGGTGGATCAGTGGATCAGAGTCAGACAGGCCTGAGTTTGTGCCCAGCTTTGCTATCCACCTGTGTGACCTCTGGAAAGTCAATTAACTTCCTAAAGCCTCAGTCTCCTAATCTGTGGGATGGGAATGTGAGAAGATTAAAAGAAACTGAGCTCTTGGATCAATAAATGTCACTTTTCCAAAATGCTTGGTGAATGAAATTCTCCCTAAAAAAATAGCTTTGTCTCTAGATGGGAGAAGTAGCTAATGGCTGGACCTGCGATTTTATTAAACAGCAgatgaagaaaagcctgggatgCTCTCAACGTCCCCTGCTGCTCCCCCCATCCCCACAGTCAATGCCAATTccccaaagacaaaagggaaggaAACGAGGCCGCTCTGTTTGCTTTCTGAGGGGATCTGTTTCCTCATCCAGGGTTGTGGGTATGTCTGGCTATAGCAGCCTCTCTCTTCAGAGGGTCCTTCTAAAGGCTAGAGGGTCCAGTCTGTCAGGGGAGCTTCTTTGGTGGGGATGGAAATGGCTGAGAGTGGGATCCCTGACCCTGTTACCTTGACTTGCTCTGGCCCGTGGAGCTGGAAAGCCCGTGGAGCTAGCATGCCTCCTCTGGGAACATTCTACTCCAGCCCAGCTTCCCATGAACTCCCCAAGCTTCCTGTCATTTTCCTCTAAGACCTGTTGGTCTAATTAAAATTCTACTAATTAGTCCTTCAGTGTacgtctttttttgtgaaattcGAAAAAGCTCTTAGATTGTATTTCCTGGTTTAGATTTTGTACTACAGCTATGcaggtccccgggtggcacaagtggtttgcgatTGATGGCTAACCTAacagttggcggtttgaacccacccagcagctctgtggaggaaaggtctggcgaactgtttctataaagattaaaggtcaagattatagccaagaaaatcctatggagcagttccactctgtaacacacggggtcgccatgaatcagaatctactccacaacagtgggttcagttttttggtttactgtagtTATGCAggcgctctggtggtgcagtggttaaaacgatcaaccgctaacctaaaggtcagcagtttgaaaccaccagtggctccatgagagaaagacgtggcagcctgcttctgtagaggtttacagccttggaaaccctatggggtcgctatgagtaggaatctactggacggcagtgggttttgggttttatagttATGCAAGATGTTACCACTGGGGAAACTGGGTGAGGGATACACGGGACCTCCCTATGCAATTTTTTCGACTGTCTGTGAatgtataattatttcaaaataaaaagttttttttgttgttgttaaaaatctCCTTTTCAACTTCCTTTCTACTGCCGGAAAACCAGTTGGTttcaagtcagctccagctcgtggcaaccccatatgttgcaaagtagaactctactccatagggttttcatggctgggatctttcagaagcaaattgccagacctttcttccaaggtgcttctaggTGCGTTTGagccacctctaggtgggtttgaacctccaaccttttagctagtagtcaaacacttattatttgtgccacccagggactcctgtctaCTCCCCAAGCCGCTCCCAAGTTCAGGCCCATATCACCTCCCTCCTGGATCCCTGCAACCACTTCTTggctttctttccctctttggCCTTTTCACAAACTGattcatccagggactccctgagACACCAATTTTGTCCTTTCTTGCCCTTTAACAATCCGCAAAGGCTTCTTTCTGCTTGTTGCATTCAACTGGCACTCAAGACCGTCCAGACCTCTCCAACCTATCCGCCACCTTCTTTTTATTCTGCTCctgccctgcctccctgcctctcaGGTCTCTGCCGAGAGGGTCCCACACTCCATTTCTTGGGACGCCCTTTTTCCTCCTTCACCACTGAAGTCCTACCCGACAGAAAAGCCCAAATGAATCTGCCCCAATGCTAGGAAAACTTTCCCGTTGGATGAAATGGGACTGTCAGTCCAAGCCCTGCCTCCCTGGAAAGACCTGGTGTGGCGATGCCTGTAATGACGCTTTTAATAACAGGTTATCAGGAAATTATTCAAGGTGAGGCCCCAGCGGCACCTGCGGACCTCGCGCGACCCAGTCAGCACAGCCCACGGCCACGCCCCCGCGACGGCCACGCCCCCGCGACGGCCACGCCCCCACGACGGCCTCGCCCCTGACGACGGTCACGCCCCTGGCtacggctgggcccgcccccgcgAGCGTGCGTGCGTGCTGCGTGCGTGCTGCGTGCGTGCCGCGTGCGCGGCCCCGCGGAGACGTGCGGACGCCCGCGTCGCTGGAGGCTGAGGTGGCAGCGACTCCGGCAGCATGGAGCTACCGCAGATGCCGGAGCTCGTGGGCCTGTCGCTCTTGTTGGGGCTGCTGGCCCTGGTGGCGACGGCGGCGGTGGCGCGGGGGTGGCTGCGCACGGAGGACGAGGCGCGCGGCCGGCGCGCGGGTAAGTGGGGCCGGGCGGCAGGGGGGCCTCGGTGGGCCGCGGGCGCCTGGGCCTCGGTGTCTCCTCCTGGAAGTGAGCTGAGCTCCTAGAGACGAGCTGCGGCCTTGGCCGGGGTGGCCGCGCTCCTTGGGCAGGACTTTTGGGAGCCGGGGTCAGCGGTGCCACCTTCTCCGGGCCGGGGCCGCCTCTGAGCCGCAGCGTCTCCTGGGGCCGCTAAGAGCACGTCGGTCGTTATTTTATGGAAATGGGGGCCGTTCCTGCAGCTCCCTCGGTGCAGCTCCCCTCCCTGCACCTCTCCTCCGTGAACATCCCCTCGGTGCACCTCCCCTCGGTGCAGCTCCCCTCCCTGCACCTCCCCTCGGTGCAGCTCCCCTCCGTGCAGCTCCCCTCCCTGCACCTCCCCTCGGTGCAGCTCCCCTCCCTGCACCTCCCCTCGGTGCAGCTCCCCTCCCTGCACCTCCCCTCGGTGCAGCAACACCAGTGCACTATCTGCTACCGTGATGCTTAGGGCTTCACTGTCGGCTGGGGTCTTCTGGTTTAAGGAGTCCAGTGTTGGTTAATGCAGAGAACGCCTAAAAACGTAAGTGCAAATACAGTGTAGTAAGTTTTATAGATCAGTTCTGGACACTGAGAAAGCacgagagaaagagacagagaccagCCCTACTAtttgggggtgggagtggagtGTTGAGGAAATCTTCGCTGAGAGGTGGAGTCTTGAATGTATGTGTAAGAGTTTGGCAGGAGGCCAAGGAAGGAAAAAGGACCTTCCTGGCAGTGGCATGTCCATGAAGGCAAGGGGCCCTGAAACAGCATTTGGTAGGACTCAAAAGTGAGGGGAGAGGAGTGAGCTTTAAATTAGACAAGGCTGAAGAGGTAAACAGAGGCCAGATTGTGGCCATCTGCTGGGTTCAGGAGTTTGTGTTTTTCCTGTAGAAATTGGGGACAGCATCTGCAGCCACCTAGCAAATGCCAACTTTGTGCCCAGCCTGACTcccagttaaataaaatattttatgtcaGAAGGACTGGTATCATTCCTGTAGATGCTCAGCACATCTTGTTCCTTTTATCCCTGATTCTCTCTGGAACTTATTTGAGCTTGTGTTGGGTACTCTGCTTGTCACCTTGTATATATTATCTCATccagtccttccatcttctctttaagGAAACCAAGGTCTGGAGCAATGAGGTTACTTGCCCAAGGCCAGGGCCACCAGTTAAGGTTGTGCACATTATTCCCTGTGTGAGGACATCTGCCCAAGGATCTGCACTCCACTGGCTGTGCTGTGAACCCATGGAGCTGCACGTACCTAGAAAGGGCCTTTTTCCAATTTGCACTGAGGTGCTATATGGACTTACAGCCTGCAGCCCACTCAAGGTCACTCAGCAGTGGAGCGAGAACCAAAACCCAAGTCTCTCCAGAAGCCTTTGTTTCTGCCCACATCACACTATTTCTCTTGAAGATAGGGGCCATGCCTAGTTCATCCCTGCTTCTCCTCTCAGCGCTTGGCAAatcataaaaccagttgctgtggactctgactcttgatgaccccacacgtgtcagagtagaactgggctccacaaggGGGTtgtccagaagtagattgctaggcctttcttccaaggcacctctgggtggatttgaacctccagtatTTTagtgagcagccgagtgctttgtTTTGACCGCCTAGGGACTTCGGCAAATCACAGGTGATCAGTTGATGCTTACTGAGTATGTGAATGTACGAATGATGTGGCCCTTTGTTATAGGCCAAAAAGGAAATGGGTTTCCACCTGTTAAATCCTTGGGATCCAAGAAGCAGAAACTGCATCAGCGGATTCGCAGGGAGAAGCCCCAACAACACAGCTTCACCCACCGCCTCCTGGCCGCAGCGCTGAAGGTATTCTGGTACCCACACACAGCACCCACCCCACAGACTTCTTCTTTTTAGTGTTCTGTGTGTGTCACGGGGccctggtgcagtggtgaagagttcagctgctaaccaaaaggttggcagttcgactccaccacctgctccttggaaaccctatggaatagtcctattctgtcctaaagggttgctgtgagtcggaatcgactcgatggcaatgggtttgtttttgttttttgttcatgTTACAGACCCCTCTGCCTCTGACCAAAATCAGTAGGAATGCCCCATCCTATCCCTTCTTTTCCCATCCCATCCTCAGCTTGCTATTAATCCAGGCAATGAGGCCCCAGAGTCATGTGTGAAGGTTGGGCCTCCCTCTCTGCCCGAGAGGTTCTTGTTCACCCTTGCCACAACCCTTCCCTAGAGCCACAGTGGGAACATATCTTGCATGGACTTTAGCAGCAATGGCAAGTACCTGGCCACCTGTGCAGATGATCGCACTGTCCGCATCTGGAGCACCAAGGACTTCCTGCAGCGTGAGCACCGCAGCATGAGAGCTAATGTGGAGCTGGACCATGCCACCCTGGTGCGCTTCAGCCCTGACTGCAGGTGGGACAGGATGGAGCCTAAGGTCTGCCTGCAGAAGGCCAGCCTCAGGCTTATGTTTTTCCCATTTCTGGTTTGGGATTGTGAGGGCGAACCCAGTGTCCCCTTGGGGTGGCAGAGAGCATCCAGGTGGCTTGAGTACTGCCTGGGGCTCCCTGGGGGGTTCTGCAGCTACACAACAAGGAAGCAGAGAGGGGAAGAGATCTTCTTACCCAGGAAGCGCCAAAGCCTGGCTTCCACATCATTCTTGGGAGCTATAATAGTTTCCTAAACTCTGGGAAGAGACTAAAGGAGCCAGAGCTAGGAAAGTCCTGTCTCCTGAGGAGTGTTAAGAGAACTAAGCAGCTGTAAGTTGTAAGCCTAAGCTGTAGGACATGAGATGAGGGGAGATCTTGATTTTCCCCAGAACCTAACGTAAGATCTGGCTTCTGTGTCCAAATGAAGGAGCAACATGTCTGCTACCTTTCTCTAGAGCCTTCATTGTCTGGCTGGCCAGTGGAGACACTCTCCGTGTCTTCAAGATGAACAAGCGAGAGGATGGGGGCTACACCTTCGCAGCCACTCCAGAGGACTTTCCTAAAAAGCACAAGGCGCCCATCGTCAACATTGGCATTGCTGACACAGGTGAGAGGCAGGCAGAGTGGAGCTTGCCCACGGCAGGAAAGGGAATGGCCCCAGTTAAATTTGCTGAATGAGTTAATGCTGCCTGAGAGTTATGCTCAGTTCCAGTGTGACAGGGGAACTGTGGCACTAAACAGCCTGGCTCTGTGCTCCTCTGGGCATCAGGGACCCTCATAAAAGTCTTCCTTGAGAATGACAGTCGGTCGGGCCGTTGCCCTCACGAGCTCCTGTCATCCCCCCCTCCACACACCCTCACCCAGGGAAGTTCATCATGACTGCTTCCAGTGATACGACTGTCCTCATCTGGAATCTGAAAGGCCGAGTGCTGTCTACCATCAACACCAACCAGATGAACAATGCACATGCTGCCATATCCCCATGTAGCAGGTGAGGCAGGAGGAGCTTTGGCATTTGGGTTGGGGAGGGAATGGGGTTGAGAGACAgggacaagcagagagagagcgtCAAGTAGTGGGACGATCATACAGTGTGGTATCAGAAGACCTAGGCTCCAGGCCCAGCTCTCCCATCTCTAGTGATGTGATTTCATGCAGGTCACCATTCTTACAGAAGATACAGTGTTACTTAGATGGTTATGAGGTTATTAATTTTCTAGGAAATAGGCTTATTGGATTTGTAGAAACAAGATGCCCAGTTAAGTCTTAAAGAAACCTGGAATTGTATGGCAGGTTTGTGGCCTCATGTGGTTTTACCCCGGATGTAAAAGTTTGGGAAGTCTGCTTTGGGAAAAAAGGGGACTTCCAGGAAGTCGTGCGAGCCTTTGAACTGAAGGGCCACTCTGCAGCTGTCCACTTCTTCGCTTTCTCCAATGACTCCCGGAGGTGAGTGAATCATCTCTGATTTCTTACCagtgatccctcttgataaccaGGGTCCTTCTCCCTATCTCACACAGCAGCTCTgaaattgggggtgggggtgcctgGCCCTCCATGGAAAGTAGACATAGCAGTGGACTTGAGTTCTTAACTGAGCTCCTGACATTGTCCCAGTGTCCTCCCCTCCAGGGTGTATTTGGGGCTAGAGCCATGATTTTTCATGCTGCAGGATGGCCTCTGTCTCCAAGGATGGTACATGGAAACTGTGGGACACAGATGTGGAATACAAGAAGCAGCAGGACCCCTATTTGCTGAGGACAGGCCGCTATGAAGAGGCGGGCACCATGCCATGCCGCCTGGCCCTCTCCCCTGATGCCCAGGTCTTGGCCTTGGCCAGTGGCAGCAGTATTCATCTCTACAATACCCGGCGGGGTGAGGAGGAGGAGTGTTTTAAGCAGGTTCATGGGGAGTGTATCACTGACTTGTCCTTTGACATCACCGGCCGGTTCCTGGCCTCCTGTGGGGACCGGGCAGTGCGACTGTTCCACAATGCCCCTGGCCACCGGGCAGTAGTGGAGGAAATGCAGGGCCTCCTAAAGCGGGCCTCTAATGACAGCACCCGCCAGAGGCTGCAGCAGCAACTGGCCCAGGCCCAGGATGCCCTGAAGTGCCTGGGTGCCTTGAAGAAGTGACTGGGAGAGTGTGGCCGGAAGGACCTGGCCTTCTGCTGCTGTCACTTTTCTGCCCAGGTACTCTCCAGCTGGAAGCCTTTTGAAAGGAATATTTTGATTTTCCAATTGCTGGCCCCTCTCCTTTTTTCCAATGAAACTGTTCTTGCCTATTTAGATCTCTCTTCTTGCTGGTTGTGATTCCAGGTCTTTATTGACCTCTCAGGATAATGACCAAGGTGCTTCCCTTTCTCCTGGGCCCAAGGGCATGGAGGAGAGTGGTACATGGAATTGAGAGCGAGAACAATGTGGTCTTTAACCTTGTATCAACACACCCTGGTACCCAAAAAAGTTTGTAATTGTGGAGGCAAAATTTAGGGAACACCTGAATATTAACCAGCAATTTTGCAGGGATGGGAGATTGGATTGTTTTCCAGTTATAAAACTATCATATGGGGTTAGggaaaggctgattttttttatctagtcAAGGCACCTAACTCcatcaaaaaataatgaagagattttattctgtgcctcagttttttaatttgtaaaatggaaagtaATCGTATCCTGTGACAGCTTTGCAAAGATGTCAGGGTATGAAGGTATAAAATACCCTGGATTTGGAAGAAAGGTGGAAAAGAATAGTAACATGTTACCTGTTATCCAGTATCATTTTTTAGCTGCctgataaaagtggaaatcaaacaGTGGTTTGGAAccaaattagaaagaaagaaacacatcCTTTGGGAAGGCAGGGTTTCTGGGACTTGATCATGCATTTTGAACCTGGTTCTGCATTAAGTTGTGTGGAGAAATCATAGAACCCCAAGATGGAACTCTTCTAGGAAGCTGCATCCAGTTTGAGGAAACCTCTTTTCAGTGTATCAGATGCTCGAGTGGCCACTCTGTGCCCAGCACCATGCTAGGCACTGGAGATAAACATCAGTAAGGAATAGTCTTTGCCATTAAGGATAGTTTGTGTGGGAGAGAGATGGAGGCACGTTCTGTTCTATTAAGTGCTATTTGTTAGTTAATTCATAGCTGTAGAAGACTATTATAAAAGGACAGGGGCCATGGGTATGGAGttcaaatcaaaaaaccaaaccaattaccatcaagctgattctgactcatagtgaccctatggaacagtaaaactgcccccatagagtttccaaggagcatctggtggattcaaactgccaaccttttgcttagcagccatagcacttaaccactactccagcagggtttccatgaagtTCAAGGAATAGATTTGATAAGGTTTCGTTATTtagaagtttaattttttttttttttttttttgagggctgCTTAAATGAAGGAGGTAAGGGAAAGGAGAAATCTAGAAAGACCGAGTCTAGGCAAAATTTAGTCATCCAAAATCAAATTCTTGGTCTTTCTCCCTAAAACTGGTCTTCCTTAACTCTGTAAATGTTTAAACAAGCCAAAACCTTGAGATTACCCTAGATTTCTCCCTTATTATTACTCTCTCTACCCTTCCCCTCGTCTCTGCTACCGTCCACTCCATCTGAAAATTCTTTTGGTTATACTCCAAATTCTGTCTTGAGTCTGCTACTTTCTCCGTCTTTTCTGTTACCACTTTAGTCCTACCCACTAGAATATAGCTTCCTGATGGCACTTTGCCTCCTTTCTTGCTCATTAAATCACTGTTCCACACAGCAGAGTAATCTCTTGAAAATGTAATCCAGGTCACGTTATTCCCTAGTTTAAAACACTCCAGAGACTTTCCATCACACTTGGAATAAGATCCAAAATTCTCACCATGGCCTACAAAGCCCTGTGTAATCTGGCTCCTTCCTTCTCGTGTGATCTTTATACCACTGTCCCAACCACCTCAACCTTGTCAGTCCTTGAGCAAATCAAG
The sequence above is drawn from the Elephas maximus indicus isolate mEleMax1 chromosome 12, mEleMax1 primary haplotype, whole genome shotgun sequence genome and encodes:
- the TBL2 gene encoding transducin beta-like protein 2; its protein translation is MELPQMPELVGLSLLLGLLALVATAAVARGWLRTEDEARGRRAGQKGNGFPPVKSLGSKKQKLHQRIRREKPQQHSFTHRLLAAALKSHSGNISCMDFSSNGKYLATCADDRTVRIWSTKDFLQREHRSMRANVELDHATLVRFSPDCRAFIVWLASGDTLRVFKMNKREDGGYTFAATPEDFPKKHKAPIVNIGIADTGKFIMTASSDTTVLIWNLKGRVLSTINTNQMNNAHAAISPCSRFVASCGFTPDVKVWEVCFGKKGDFQEVVRAFELKGHSAAVHFFAFSNDSRRMASVSKDGTWKLWDTDVEYKKQQDPYLLRTGRYEEAGTMPCRLALSPDAQVLALASGSSIHLYNTRRGEEEECFKQVHGECITDLSFDITGRFLASCGDRAVRLFHNAPGHRAVVEEMQGLLKRASNDSTRQRLQQQLAQAQDALKCLGALKK